One genomic segment of Chelonia mydas isolate rCheMyd1 chromosome 1, rCheMyd1.pri.v2, whole genome shotgun sequence includes these proteins:
- the RPS16 gene encoding 40S ribosomal protein S16, translating into MPAKGPLQSVQVFGRKKTATAVAHCKRGNGLIKVNGRPLEMIEPRTLQYKLLEPVLLLGKERFAGVDIRVRVKGGGHVAQIYAIRQSISKALVAYYQKYVDEASKKEIKDILIQYDRTLLVADPRRCESKKFGGPGARARYQKSYR; encoded by the exons ATGCCGGCCAAGGGGCCCCTGCAGAGCGTCCAGGTCTTCGGGCGGAAG AAAACAGCAACTGCTGTTGCTCACTGTAAAAGAGGAAATGGTctcattaaagtgaatggaagACCGCTGGAAATGATTGAGCCTAGAACCCTACAGTACAAA CTGCTTGAACCTGTTCTCCTCCTGGGCAAGGAACGCTTTGCTGGTGTTGACATCAGAGTCCGTGTCAAGGGTGGCGGCCATGTAGCGCAAATCTACG CAATTCGTCAATCTATTTCCAAAGCATTGGTGGCTTATTATCAGAAGT ATGTTGATGAAGCTTCCAAGAAGGAAATCAAGGACATCTTAATCCAGTATGATAGGACCTTACTGGTTGCAGATCCTCGTCGCTGCGAGTCCAAGAAGTTTGGTGGACCTGGTGCCCGTGCACGCTACCAGAAGTCTTACCGTTAA